The following DNA comes from Enterocloster bolteae.
TTTCTTCGATTGCCAGTGTATGGAAATTGTCCTTGAAGCTGGACAACGCCGTGGACAGCATATCAACTTGGATTTCCCTGTCAGTTATGACGCTGACATCCTTTTGCAGACGTTTTTTTTCTTCTTTCATGGAAGCCAGTTCTTTGTCCAGTTCCATGATTCTGGCATTTACACGTTCAATGAAAGCTGTGCCTAAGTTTCCGTGTGACAGTGTGTTGATCAGGTTGTCCATCTCGCTGTTACATTTGGTGATTTTATCATCAATGATTGATAGGGGACTTTTTTGTGTCTGGCCCTGTAAATCTTGTTTCAGTTTTTCCAGCAGTTTGTAGATACCGGAATTTTCATCCGTGTACTGCATAAGGTATTCACAGACAATATCGTCCGCCTGCTGCCCGTTGAGGTTTTGACAGTCACATAATTTTAGACCCCCACGCAGTTTGTTGTTACAAATATAGTCGTAGAGTTCACGGTTGCCTCCTTTGCCGCTTCGCTGCTTTGCGAACATCCGGCTCTGGCACTTATCGCAGAAGATTAAGCCGGACAGCAGGGAATAGTCATTATGCATGATAGCTGGTTTCGTACCTGTGGGGATGTTATCTTTTAAGATGTTCTGAATGGCTACCCACTTTTTACCGGAAATACGCCCCTTGTGTTTTCCGATAGCTACAATCCATTTATCCATACCCTGCCTTGGGGCATTTTTCTTCCTATAATCACGTTTATTGTATGTCAGCAGACCATATTTATTGGAGCACTCGGCTTTTTCAAAGCAAACGTCCGAATGATGTTCCGTAAAGTATTCCCATGCGTCTTCATCAGCGATACAGTAAACTGGATTTTGCAGTATCTCTTTAATGCCTAACAGAGAGAATATTTTACCTGTACGTGATTTGATTCCTTGCTTGATTAAGTATTTGCTTACTCCGGATATGCTCCGGAGTTCTAAAAACTTTTCCAGAATACAGTCGATGGTTTTAAGTTCCTCCGGATTGTCCTTTAGCTTGCAGGAAGTCTTGATTTTACCGTCAATGATGATTTCCTGTATCTTTTCAGAGGTAAATCCTGTGGGGGTAGTGCCGCCCAGCCAGCGTCCGGTCCTTGCCAGCATTAGCATATTGTCACGGACACGCTCTGCAATCGTTTCTCTTTCCAGTTGGGCGAAAACCGAAGCTATGTACATCATGGCCTTTCCCATAGGCTTTGAGGTGTCAAATTCTTCCTTGATACAGACAAATGAAATATTATAGCTGTTCAAG
Coding sequences within:
- a CDS encoding recombinase family protein, with protein sequence MRIYIYSRKSVYTGKGESVENQIEMCREYISAKIPESDKAEIVVYEDEGFSAKNTNRPQFQKMLRDIKLNKPEYVVCYRLDRISRNVSDFSSLIEDLNSYNISFVCIKEEFDTSKPMGKAMMYIASVFAQLERETIAERVRDNMLMLARTGRWLGGTTPTGFTSEKIQEIIIDGKIKTSCKLKDNPEELKTIDCILEKFLELRSISGVSKYLIKQGIKSRTGKIFSLLGIKEILQNPVYCIADEDAWEYFTEHHSDVCFEKAECSNKYGLLTYNKRDYRKKNAPRQGMDKWIVAIGKHKGRISGKKWVAIQNILKDNIPTGTKPAIMHNDYSLLSGLIFCDKCQSRMFAKQRSGKGGNRELYDYICNNKLRGGLKLCDCQNLNGQQADDIVCEYLMQYTDENSGIYKLLEKLKQDLQGQTQKSPLSIIDDKITKCNSEMDNLINTLSHGNLGTAFIERVNARIMELDKELASMKEEKKRLQKDVSVITDREIQVDMLSTALSSFKDNFHTLAIEEKRTLIKLMVKKIVWDGKDLHIFIDGE